One region of Juglans microcarpa x Juglans regia isolate MS1-56 chromosome 7S, Jm3101_v1.0, whole genome shotgun sequence genomic DNA includes:
- the LOC121240516 gene encoding omega-3 fatty acid desaturase, endoplasmic reticulum-like isoform X2 — protein sequence MEGGGGGGGGGEKNASVFSGFGQTDVFDPSAPPPFKIAEIRAAIPKHCWIKSSWRSLSYVLRDLLVIFALAAAAIYFNAGIFWPFYWVAQGTMFWAIFVLGHDWRISHRTHHQNHGNVENDESWVPLTEKLYKSLDYSTKMLRFTVPFPLLAYPFYLWTRGPGKEGSHFNPNSKLFAPNDRNDVITSTVCWSIMVALLISLSFAIGPIQMLKLYCVPHLIFVMWLDFVTYLHHHGYEQKLPWYRGKEWSYLRGGLTTVDRDYGWINNIHHDIGTHVIHHLFPQIPHYHLVEATEAAKPVLGKYYREPKKSGPIPFHLIQNLARSIKEDHYVSDSGEIVYYQTDSELYKSSRDKSN from the exons atggagggaggaggaggaggaggaggaggaggagagaagAATGCAAGTGTGTTTTCTGGGTTTGGCCAGACTGATGTTTTCGACCCAAGTGCGCCTCCTCCATTTAAGATAGCTGAGATCCGAGCAGCCATTCCCAAGCATTGCTGGATCAAGAGCTCGTGGAGATCGCTGAGTTATGTTCTAAGGGATTTGTTGGTGATCTTTGCATTGGCAGCAGCTGCAATCTACTTTAATGCTGGGATCTTTTGGCCATTCTACTGGGTTGCTCAGGGAACAATGTTCTGGGCTATATTTGTGCTTGGACATGACTG GAGAATTAGCCATAGAACTCACCACCAGAACCATGGGAATGTTGAGAATGACGAGTCATGGGTCCCG TTGACAGAGAAGTTATACAAAAGCTTGGATTATAGTACCAAAATGCTGAGATTCACAGTGCCTTTTCCCCTGTTAGCATACCCTTTTTATCTG TGGACAAGAGGTCCAGGAAAGGAAGGTTCTCATTTCAACCCAAATAGCAAGTTATTCGCCCCCAATGATAGGAATGATGTGATAACTTCGACTGTGTGCTGGTCTATAATGGTTGCTCTGCTCATCTCTCTTTCCTTTGCAATTGGTCCAATACAAATGCTAAAGCTTTACTGTGTTCCTCACTTG ATTTTTGTGATGTGGCTGGACTTTGTTACCTACTTACATCACCATGGCTATGAGCAGAAACTTCCTTGGTACCGCGGAAAG GAATGGAGTTATCTAAGAGGAGGGCTCACAACTGTTGATCGTGATTATGGATGGATTAATAACATCCACCATGACATCGGCACCCATGTCATACACCATCTCTTCCCTCAAATCCCACACTATCATCTGGTGGAAGCG ACTGAGGCAGCTAAACCAGTGCTTGGAAAGTACTACCGGGAGCCAAAGAAATCTGGACCTATTCCATTTCACTTGATCCAGAATCTAGCAAGAAGCATTAAAGAAGATCATTATGTCAGTGACAGTGGAGAGATTGTCTACTATCAGACTGACTCTGAGTTGTATAAATCTTCTAGGGACAAGTCTAACTGA
- the LOC121240516 gene encoding omega-3 fatty acid desaturase, endoplasmic reticulum-like isoform X1, whose protein sequence is MEGGGGGGGGGEKNASVFSGFGQTDVFDPSAPPPFKIAEIRAAIPKHCWIKSSWRSLSYVLRDLLVIFALAAAAIYFNAGIFWPFYWVAQGTMFWAIFVLGHDCGHGSFSDNSLLNSLVGHILHSAILVPYHGWRISHRTHHQNHGNVENDESWVPLTEKLYKSLDYSTKMLRFTVPFPLLAYPFYLWTRGPGKEGSHFNPNSKLFAPNDRNDVITSTVCWSIMVALLISLSFAIGPIQMLKLYCVPHLIFVMWLDFVTYLHHHGYEQKLPWYRGKEWSYLRGGLTTVDRDYGWINNIHHDIGTHVIHHLFPQIPHYHLVEATEAAKPVLGKYYREPKKSGPIPFHLIQNLARSIKEDHYVSDSGEIVYYQTDSELYKSSRDKSN, encoded by the exons atggagggaggaggaggaggaggaggaggaggagagaagAATGCAAGTGTGTTTTCTGGGTTTGGCCAGACTGATGTTTTCGACCCAAGTGCGCCTCCTCCATTTAAGATAGCTGAGATCCGAGCAGCCATTCCCAAGCATTGCTGGATCAAGAGCTCGTGGAGATCGCTGAGTTATGTTCTAAGGGATTTGTTGGTGATCTTTGCATTGGCAGCAGCTGCAATCTACTTTAATGCTGGGATCTTTTGGCCATTCTACTGGGTTGCTCAGGGAACAATGTTCTGGGCTATATTTGTGCTTGGACATGACTG TGGCCATGGAAGCTTTTCTGACAATTCACTGTTGAATAGTTTGGTGGGGCATATCTTGCATTCTGCAATTCTTGTACCCTACCATGGATG GAGAATTAGCCATAGAACTCACCACCAGAACCATGGGAATGTTGAGAATGACGAGTCATGGGTCCCG TTGACAGAGAAGTTATACAAAAGCTTGGATTATAGTACCAAAATGCTGAGATTCACAGTGCCTTTTCCCCTGTTAGCATACCCTTTTTATCTG TGGACAAGAGGTCCAGGAAAGGAAGGTTCTCATTTCAACCCAAATAGCAAGTTATTCGCCCCCAATGATAGGAATGATGTGATAACTTCGACTGTGTGCTGGTCTATAATGGTTGCTCTGCTCATCTCTCTTTCCTTTGCAATTGGTCCAATACAAATGCTAAAGCTTTACTGTGTTCCTCACTTG ATTTTTGTGATGTGGCTGGACTTTGTTACCTACTTACATCACCATGGCTATGAGCAGAAACTTCCTTGGTACCGCGGAAAG GAATGGAGTTATCTAAGAGGAGGGCTCACAACTGTTGATCGTGATTATGGATGGATTAATAACATCCACCATGACATCGGCACCCATGTCATACACCATCTCTTCCCTCAAATCCCACACTATCATCTGGTGGAAGCG ACTGAGGCAGCTAAACCAGTGCTTGGAAAGTACTACCGGGAGCCAAAGAAATCTGGACCTATTCCATTTCACTTGATCCAGAATCTAGCAAGAAGCATTAAAGAAGATCATTATGTCAGTGACAGTGGAGAGATTGTCTACTATCAGACTGACTCTGAGTTGTATAAATCTTCTAGGGACAAGTCTAACTGA
- the LOC121240519 gene encoding uncharacterized protein LOC121240519 → MMGLESMPEINWVHKRSDPNSISRSRSMNSENHLAGFDPMQGQNRRVKSTLSFREIPTFLELENENFLILSLENGGGSKEFRSKGRKSELGLGELRQRRAERCKTVENKAGRLQEMKNNNCYEGEQESEKKVLDNLKEREKCSKRIPDKPIPKVGNNGKARGSTISPSPSKSSNEKANVAMEAVKTPIPSNHKEVLNRGRPRKKKKKINPCVVQKVESEFSSEDSSPVSVLDSGHFLFDPAFPSFQHQNKILLWPIQSPEDSCRRSLRIASNHLQERTEL, encoded by the exons ATGATGGGTTTGGAGTCGATGCCGGAGATTAATTGGGTGCATAAACGCTCAGACCCAAATTCGATTTCACGCAGCCGATCCATGAATTCTGAGAATCACTTGGCCGGTTTTGATCCAATGCAAGGGCAGAATCGACGAGTCAAATCCACGTTGTCGTTTCGAGAAATTCCGACCTTCCTTGAACTGGAAAATGAAAACTTCCTTATACTCAGCTTAGAAAATGGAGGTGGGAGTAAAGAGTTTAGATCAAAAGGGAGAAAATCCGAACTGGGTTTGGGAGAATTAAGGCAGAGAAGAGCAGAAAGATGTAAAACCGTCGAAAATAAAGCAGGGAGGCTGCAGGAGATGAAGAACAACAACTGCTACGAAGGAGAGCAAGAATCCGAGAAGAAGGTCTTAGATAATTTGAAAGAGCGGGAGAAGTGCAGTAAGAGAATCCCTGATAAGCCTATTCCTAAGGTAGGCAATAACGGAAAAGCTAGAGGTTCCACTATTTCTCCATCTCCTTCAAAAAGCTCCAATGAAAAAGCAAATGTAGCCATGGAAGCAGTAAAAACGCCCATACCCAGTAACCACAAGGAAGTCTTGAATAGAGGGAGaccaagaaagaagaagaagaaaataaatcctTGTGTGGTTCAAAAGGTGGAATCCGAATTTAGCTCTGAAGATTCGAGCCCGGTTTCTGTTCTTGATTCTGGTCATTTCCTTTTTGATCCTGCATTTCCAAGTTTCCAACATCAG AACAAGATTCTACTTTGGCCGATTCAAAGTCCCGAAGACAGTTGTCGCCGGAGCTTGAGAATTGCAAGCAACCATCTCCAGGAAAGGACAGAACTTTGA
- the LOC121240518 gene encoding omega-3 fatty acid desaturase, endoplasmic reticulum-like gives MEGGGGGEKNASVFSGFGQTDVFDPSAPPPFKIAEIRAAIPKHCWIKSSWRSLSYVLRDLLVIFALAAAAIYFNAGIFWPFYWVAQGTMFWAIFVLGHDCGHGSFSDNSVLNSLVGHVLHSAILVPYHGWRISDRTHHQNHGNVENDESWVPLTEKLYKSLDYSTKMLRFTVPFPLLAYPFYLWTRGPGKEGSHFNPNSKLFAPNDRNDVITSTVCWSIMVALLISLSFAIGPIQMLKLYCVPHLIFVMWLDFVTYLHHHGYEQKLPWYRGKEWSYLRGGLTTVDRDYGWINNIHHDIGTHVIHHLFPQIPHYHLVEATEAAKPVLGKYYREPKKSGPIPFHLIQNLARSIKEDHYVSDSGEIVYYQTDSELYKSSRDKSN, from the exons atggagggaggaggaggaggagagaagAATGCAAGTGTGTTTTCTGGGTTTGGCCAGACTGATGTTTTCGACCCAAGTGCGCCTCCTCCATTTAAGATAGCTGAGATCCGAGCAGCCATTCCCAAGCATTGCTGGATCAAGAGCTCGTGGAGATCGCTGAGTTATGTTCTAAGGGATTTGTTGGTGATCTTTGCATTGGCAGCAGCTGCAATCTACTTTAATGCTGGGATCTTTTGGCCATTCTACTGGGTTGCTCAGGGAACAATGTTCTGGGCTATATTTGTGCTTGGACATGACTG TGGCCATGGAAGCTTTTCTGACAATTCAGTGTTGAATAGTTTGGTGGGGCATGTCTTGCATTCTGCAATTCTTGTACCCTACCATGGATG GAGAATTAGCGATAGAACTCACCACCAGAACCATGGGAATGTTGAGAATGACGAGTCATGGGTCCCG TTGACAGAGAAGTTATACAAAAGCTTGGATTATAGTACCAAAATGCTGAGATTCACAGTGCCTTTTCCCCTGTTAGCATACCCTTTTTATCTG TGGACAAGAGGTCCAGGAAAGGAAGGTTCTCATTTCAACCCAAATAGCAAGTTATTCGCCCCCAATGATAGGAATGATGTGATTACTTCGACTGTGTGCTGGTCTATAATGGTTGCTCTGCTCATCTCTCTTTCCTTTGCAATTGGTCCTATACAAATGCTAAAGCTTTACTGTGTTCCTCACTTG ATTTTTGTGATGTGGCTGGACTTTGTTACCTACTTACATCACCATGGCTATGAGCAGAAACTTCCTTGGTACCGCGGAAAG GAATGGAGTTATCTAAGAGGAGGGCTCACAACTGTTGATCGTGATTATGGATGGATTAATAACATCCACCATGACATCGGCACCCATGTCATACACCATCTCTTCCCTCAAATCCCACACTATCATCTGGTGGAAGCG ACTGAGGCAGCTAAACCAGTGCTTGGAAAGTACTACCGGGAGCCAAAGAAATCTGGACCTATTCCATTTCACTTGATTCAGAATCTAGCAAGAAGTATTAAAGAAGATCATTATGTCAGTGACAGTGGAGAGATTGTCTACTATCAGACTGACTCTGAGTTGTATAAATCTTCTAGGGACAAGTCTAACTGA